A window of Magallana gigas chromosome 8, xbMagGiga1.1, whole genome shotgun sequence genomic DNA:
acatgtataattctttttaatgttATACATTTCTGTTATCATATAAACATTTCCGCTGGATTATAAATTCGTAAGGTACGGTAAACAGACAATTTCATCTCACtacatacattttacatgttgactattttttttaattactggtAATAGCTAAGGTATGTTATCTAAAAGTTGAATGAATTATAGAAACttactgttttgttttgtttagtgGACAGAGGACAGACGGCTGGAGTTTGCCGTCACACCACGATCTAAAACCTCGTCCACCATCAGCGACCTGGCACGGCAGTATCGAGACATGGCGTCATCAGAGTGTGTGCCCATATTACAGGAGGTGGGTATCCATCACAACTGAAAGCTCAAACTGAATACTCAAATAATCTACAGAATCAAGTCACAGTAGTTCTTAGTGATAAAAACTTGTTTAAACAAAACTGTTCACCATCTTTCATTTGCAACTTCACCTTGTGATTTCCCAAATGATGAACTGCTTAGCAGCAACTTTTTTTCATCATTGAgcttattttaataattttaacatattaCCATACAAGATACATAATTGGTAATAAAGTATCTGGTGTTCATAGCAAGAAATATTTCTGGCAAACCTTGCAAAACTTTCTAGTAAGCAAACAGAATTCACTTTTTTTACCTTATGACCTTTATGAGGGAGGTGAAAGAATTTGCCTTTTTTTaccattatcattttttatctttatacatTTGTAAAGGAGGTGCTTGTTGCaatttttgttaactttcatggtttttttttcaccttTAGACCTTTCTGAAGGAGGTGCTCCCTGAGTTCCTGGACCTCAACTACGTGGCTGAGCCTGCAGTGGTCCAGTACACACGCAGATGTGTGGAGGTCACATGGTACATGTGCATGCAGTCCAAACCCATGCACCTTGTTACCAAGGTTATACGGAAATCAACCTTTGACACCAACCTCTTCAGCTACTACACCATCGCAGGAGACAAATTTGACTTTGTGGTGTGGCCTGCAGTTGTTCAAGGTGAAAATGAGAGAATCGTTGCCAAAGGAGTCGCACAAGCGATGGACAATAACCGATCTCACTCCAGCCTGAAGACCTCTATCCAGTCTCAAAGAATGGAGAAGACTCCACCCACGCAGGACAATGCCTCAGCCAGGAAGGGGCCGATCTCTCCCGCAGGGTCCCTCATCAACCAGGGCCTAAAGGGAACCCCCTGGGGGTCACAATATCTGGGCTCCAACAGAGGAACCCCTTCTGTGGACCTCCCCCCAACACCTACTGAAGACCCTCCCCCTTCAAGTTCACAGGGGGTCAAGAAAACAACACCATCAAGAGTTAGTTTGATTGATAAAGACCCCAAAGAGCCTGCGAAATCAAGGCAAGAGAAGGCCAGAACGACCCCCCTCAACCAGGACCCCCAGCCTAGTAAGAGTCGGAGGACATCAGTGGACAAACAAGGAGGATCAACAGAGGGGAACCCAAAGAGTCCCCAGGCTGTACCGGACAGCACCGTCCCCCAGTCTGTCAGGGGACCCACCCACAGGGACACCCGATACAGTCCACCCATGGAGACAGCCTCACTGACCACTGCCTGGAAGGAGTCCCGAGCCCAGCCAGTCAGCCGGCCCAGCAAGGCCTAGAGAAGGCCCAGCAAGGTGTAGCACACTCCTCCAGGATTCCATGGACAAAAAACAATCAAGCTTATGGGGAAGACAAGAGAACAAGAATATGTGCGTGCATTTTTGCTCTTCTTAGCAACTTCTGGACATTGACAAATGTGAATAAACCATATTGTGTATTTGAGCACACTGTGAACAATTGGAGGAGTTCAGAGGGGGTATTCAATGCTCATATTTGATATGGATTAAATTGATTAATGTCAGAATGAATTCAGGGGTTGTGATAATAACTACatgttgatttaatttgattgaTGCAGTAGTTGCTATAAAGGAACTGGAAATGGTTTAATTTACATCCCTTACTTTTGTATTTATGTACTCAATATGTTATAgtttcaaaacataaaaattacatttattaatcaaataCAAAGGGCATACTCTGGCCTTAGCTTATTGAAAGTTGTTGTTGAAGTGCAACTTCTAATAACTTCGTGTATtaataggatcattggccacaaCTTTACATATCCCTGAAACTATGATTTTTACTTATTCCACAAAAATTCATGCccatgaatattcatgaaaccAGAGCACCAGTAAATGTGATGTTCAGTTGAATCGCATGCAAGGTACAGCTGCTGTGTTGACCAATCCATTTTATACTATACATTTATGCATTTGTTTCATCAGTATTATATCATGTTATTTTTCatgcattaaattttttatcattttgaagttttttatatatatatatgacctGTCCTCGCCAtcatcaacattttaaaattactcacctcagtcctcaactcaaatcaTTAAAAGAACAGTGCATCAATTTGAGGTAAAATCTCAGAATTGAGGCTGAGAATTTATATGAGGAAAGTTGATGACAACGGAGCCTGGTCCCACCATCACCAAAATGTTCAAATCGCTCAAGTTAGttctcaactcaaatccttaaaagaaaagtgcataaatttgagGACAATACTCAGACTTGAGGCTGAGAaatgacttgaggaaagttggtgacgcTGGGGCCTGAATTAGCTCCCTGAGGGGCTCAGAATAGCACGAGTACGGTAACCAGCGTGGATAAAACACAAAAGCATTACCCTAATTCAACACAAGCTTTTATATGTTGAAAATCAGCATCTCATCTTTCATTAAGCCTTAAAATTGAGTAACAAAAGGACCTGAGCATGCAAGTGCTGAGAAATATTAAGTTAGTGAAAAAATCAATACCGGTATATAAGAGTCAAAAGCAGACCCCATTTGCACCAGAAACTCCATAATTAAGAAATCTGAGAATTGTTCccaggaaatttttttttaaggttgaaTTAAATTTAAGATGATCTTTCCTCTCCCTCattcataataataaaaaataggCACCCTGTGTGGTAGTCcgataaatatttctttttaatatgatttgaTATCAGATTTGTGTGGGTGTTGAAAAATACGCTATTCTTGAATGACCAATTACATTTAATTCATCAGAGAAAAATGCCCTGTTTTTCAACAGCatatttttccataaattacaTAAGTCATTAGCCCTTGCACAAGATGCTCATCTTTCACACATTCTGGGCCAAAGTTTTTACGATTGATTTGTCCTGTTAGAACTTATTGAAGCTCGTCCCTTTCATCCAAGCAATCCTAATTCCATCCATTCAAATCTTTCCTTACTCTGGGCATGATTATTGTCATAACAGAATTAAACacacataaatatttaaaagttttaattgtaACAACCTTTAAAATGCATCAGCAAATGATACaatgataatacaaaacaaGAGACATGTGTCTTGCTAAACAGCTCACATGATGCAAACAGAAAGAAAAGGTCTTTATAAtacaagtgtacatgtattggttGCAAGAACATTTAATTCACCCATCAAACAGAGgtcttggaatttttttttaaatgaaggtcACACTGTACATTAGGGATCAGGGATTTGGCTATTCTCAGGGTTTTGTGTTGTTCAAGAATACCTATATACAAAACACTTGTCACGTTAAGAAATGCATCAACGAGTCATACCTTTTGACGATGTAATGTCACTTGTAAATTAAAATTCCCTGTACTGATTGTGACAATGatgattaatatgaaatttaaatgccgTGTCTAGTGTATAGACATACATATAATAATTCTATCTGATCTGTAGCCTATTTCTGCTTCAATATGTGCTTTATTTCTTTGACACTGTGATATATGGAGAAAACCCCCACCATATTGCGGAGCTACAATAGAACAGGACCCTGACAGAATTCTAGACTACAATTACGGCCCAGTTCtcaataaataatcaaaatgcataaaaacatgAAACTAATCCACATCCATGATAATGAAATATCACCAGCAGAAGATTGTTGTCCTCAATTGATATTCCTTTTCTTATTTATCAATCAAAGCTACAAATCAACTTACAATTAAATACAAAGGCAAGCTACTGTCTGGTAAGGTGTATACAAAGATCGAGACAGAGTGGTTTCTCCTTTTTGGTTGGGTATAGTTACGGAAAGGCAGGAAGAGAAAATAAGACCAAGTTCTTTctgtacaatttttaaacagtaaATACCGGTACAGTTCCTGTTTGCATAAGGTCCAATGTTCTGGGTAATTAAATTGGTTTGGTTAATTTCTTAGCTAAGTTAGATAACTCCTGTTAACatggaaattaatttttaatgtgtgtgtgtatgctgggggggggggggggggggggtgatttttACTTAATACACGACCAAAAAGTATGGCATGAATAATATGAATAATCACCTCCTCCAACTGTCCTGTGCATAACAGTTTGGACCAATCTGCCACTAGCCAAAGCATCaccaatttacatgtatttttttcccctATTAAATGAATTCCCCAGATTAACAGTCCATGAAGCCATCCCCATTTACTCTAAATAAAACCAGCAAACAGTCAGCTCTAAGCAGAGATAATTAGTTCCAAGAACAAAACAAGATATATCGACATTTCACATAAAAacgctgtaaaaaaaaaataacattcatGGACAGTTTTAATCTTTAACCAGTATATTGTATTGATCTAAGTGTAATATTTTCAACTCTTGGGCTACATCATGTGATGTCAATAGAAGTTCACTCATCATTCAGTGTTTGGTGACTATGATTGCCACTGTCTGCCACAAGGTCCTACATCCTCTACACTGTCCTTGACTTACAGTAGCGTTCGATCACATGGCGCTAGAGAAGCGAGACGTCTGGAACACGACCTCCTCCTGATAGTCTTTGATGACCCGCTGCGCCTGGCGGATGTATTGCTGTTGTTTGTAGTAGATCTTGATGGCTCCTTTGAATGCGATGAAGGCAATTCCTCCCTACAGAAAGTTTCAGACTTTTTAAATATCTGAAGTTTGAACCAGGTATAAAATATCTAACCAATTGAAAGTACCTCTACCCCCCGAATTGGCAAAAATACTGTATAACGGGTTTTTTCTGTGGCTCAAAATTTTTGCGTTCAGACCCTAGAggtatcaaattatattctgCATTTCTAATTTCTGCAATTACATTAGAccgcaaaaaataaacaaaacaagagatgtttgtgaaacacttatgccccccccccccctcccttggaaacatccatgaagaaaatgaacggaaactgcaactgaaatttttctaagtcaaaggggcataactctctcgaaaattgctcgaacgaacttgacctagatattattataacaaatgTGTATATcacatttcatttcaataagtgcaacctctgcaaagaaaataaatagaaaCTGCAAATGAGTGGAATTTTACTAAgactaagtccaaggggcataactctgtcgaaaattgcttgatcttacccaaaatcgaacttaacctaaatattatcatgataaatttgtataccaaatttcatttcaatatgttttgcCTCTAAAATatctatatcatttttttatggttttatttaattcaatattgacTATACTAAAGGCTTGCTGCAgtttttttaaactgctttCAACTCTTTTATATACTTAGATCATTTCCtaaaataccagtaaataagattttaaaaaactaggTCACTTATGAATATAACTAGTACAAGAGTTAGACAcagattttatttctttataaatctACCGTGTTTTTCCTAACCGTAATTGACTTTAACTACTTTGTGGTTCAATTCATCAGCaatcataaacaagaaattgcTCTTTAGTGACAAGAAAATACTTTATGTGCCCATTGGAAATACATCCTGTTCTCAATCTAATTCTGAATTGAtactgttcaattttttttgtaaatgctCATTCATGTGAGTTCACATGAGTATGAACAACATTTCATGGTCTACAGAATGTCATGGTTTATGTTATAGGAAAATCCTTGACAATGTatgtttggtacatgtattgctaACTCTCAAAAAAATGAAGAGCTGTAAAAAACAGTTTCCACttacacattttgaaaaattcacacTAACATCTAAGTCAATTACTGTTACGATAGTTTCTTATTtaacgcgagtacttaattccatgtttctgctgttttgtatcaaatcgtgagaatataaaatcatgagCACCAATTTTCTGTTATTATTTCATACAGTTCAAAGCTGTCTGAGATATAATagccagattttaaaatctgtgagggttgcttctcgcaattttacgcAAATATTATTTCCTCACggtaaacataggtaatcatagattactaagctcaccgagacggagcatcaccattatgagacatcaccttcataagaccacctttatcattttatatgaaaatcatactttatgatcttggatattcatggattctgttttgacaaaatatcgtatatcatctgataaaatttttttatgataatcatatgttcatatgttaatcaatacaatgatataaaattaaatattgtatcatgtcatatttataataaatatcatataaaacaataaaataccgtaataaacaataatgagatatgatattgtaatgtatgatatgacattgcattgtgttataccttattgtatttgatcacataatacaatatcataaaatataatacaatatagtattatattacaatatcatattacataatacatcataacattgaaacatattatattgtataatatagtatgatattgtattgaatgaaactgaaacatatttgatacattatatgatattatatcatataatacaatataatttgattccaacattgtatcttatcaaatgatacaatattatgtgataaagcaaaatattataaaatacattattatattatacatattgtatcatatgacacaataatatatattacaatatcatataatacaatttcatgtgataagataatatatcatataaaccaatatcatatcatacaatatcgtatgatacaatattatataatattacaatatcatataatacaatttcatgtgatataattctatattactgaaaccaatatcatattatacaatattgtatgatactgtacaatattatagaatatacaatattgtatcataggatacaatataatattttgcaatatcttatgtaattgtatcatgtgataaaataataaattaaaaatacaatataatattatacaatattgtatcatactatacaatactatacataacagtatcatgatacaatatcatatcataaaatatccaaaaaattgatacaatatcatatcgtattgtataactttttataatataacatatgatatcatattgtatcatatcaaacaatattgtttcatatcatacaatactatatcataggaatcatgttatatcatttatcaacaaacacatctatctatcgagctggtttgagtgaggtaggagatttctttagcatccttgataatggagatcaggctctgcatataaagcaacctctgcatttaatttataataaagttaaatcaactatgcaagctatcatctataaaacatgtgacctgttccaaaaaactaaacctcatccagcatccgaaacctatggctcagattcagcattcaagcccatcaggtgcattggtatcataacACGCattatccatgcaagtttggtgaagtttggaccagtaataactaagatatcatcatcagagggcactagcaattaaaaccttaacttcctccagcatccgcaacctatggctcagattcagcatccatgcctgtcaggtgcatctgtatcataagacacaccatccattcaagtttggtgaagttaggacctgtaataactaagatttattttttagcatccttgataatggagatcaagctctgcatctgaagctacctctgcgattcattcatattacagttaaatcaactatgcaagtttgatatagtactatcatctattaaacatgtgacctgttcctaaaaacttaactttatccagcatccgaaaccagactcagcattcaagcctgtcaggtgcatcagtatcataagacacaccatccatggaaatctggtgaagtaaggacaagtaataactaagatatcatcatcagagggcacctgtttcaaaaactttatttaaccagctcttaaaaccttaacctcctccagcatccgaaacctattgctcagattcagcattcaagcttgtcaggtgcatcagtatcataagacgcaccatccatacaagtttggtgaagtaagaaccagtagtaactaagatataatcatcagagggcacctgcaacaaaaactttaaccagctctaaaaaccttaacctcttccagcatccgaaacctattgctcagattcagcattcaagcttgtcaggtgcatcagtatcataagacgcatcatccatacaagtttggtgaagttaggaccagtagtaacttagatattgctatcaaagggcacccacaacaaaaactttaacctgctccaaaaaccttaacctcctccagcatccgaaacctatagctcagattcagcactcaagcctgtctggtgcatcagtatcataaggcacaccatccatgcaagtttggtgatgtacggaccagcagtaactaagatattgctatcaaagggcacctgcaacaaaaactttaacctggtccaacaaccttaacctcctccagcatctgaaatttaggacccagattcagcatccaagtctttcaagtccataagtaggtccagatgcatcacccatgcaagtttggtgaagataggacaagtaatagcttagatacaggacctgcaacaaaaactttaaccaggtctggacgccgacgccgacgccgacgccaccgccgacgccgagggtatagcataagctctccttgacttcgtctcggtgagctaataaaaaatgaatctaCAGTACATTGTCTGATGAATTGTGTTTAAAAAGAATCAAAATTGCTCATCTTAATTAAGTGCTGCACTATAATCATATTTAACTatatttaaggtggaataacacacctggaaaaagtcacttgaattaactgtaaattatttgat
This region includes:
- the LOC105319759 gene encoding uncharacterized protein isoform X2, with translation MSGLMTQRVDELFAALLQNAPVTTTVIREAKQEYDRLREVAVSGERRLTPAQMTKCPHCNKDIPHEKQNQVRSENEVTRLRQELQLKISMCQDLEEKIHRMQATQRGSNSSLGGDPALQVAEMYSRLFADQWLQAYEFMDNNLNQREDKVLDILQRILRAAYEFCKDISDAQMKNMEGEIYCPLSTWTEDRRLEFAVTPRSKTSSTISDLARQYRDMASSECVPILQETFLKEVLPEFLDLNYVAEPAVVQYTRRCVEVTWYMCMQSKPMHLVTKVIRKSTFDTNLFSYYTIAGDKFDFVVWPAVVQGENERIVAKGVAQAMDNNRSHSSLKTSIQSQRMEKTPPTQDNASARKGPISPAGSLINQGLKGTPWGSQYLGSNRGTPSVDLPPTPTEDPPPSSSQGVKKTTPSRVSLIDKDPKEPAKSRQEKARTTPLNQDPQPSKSRRTSVDKQGGSTEGNPKSPQAVPDSTVPQSVRGPTHRDTRYSPPMETASLTTAWKESRAQPVSRPSKA
- the LOC105319759 gene encoding uncharacterized protein isoform X3 translates to MTKCPHCNKDIPHEKQNQVRSENEVTRLRQELQLKISMCQDLEEKIHRMQATQRGSNSSLGGDPALQVAEMYSRLFADQWLQAYEFMDNNLNQREDKVLDILQRILRAAYEFCKDISDAQMKNMEGEIYCPLSTWTEDRRLEFAVTPRSKTSSTISDLARQYRDMASSECVPILQETFLKEVLPEFLDLNYVAEPAVVQYTRRCVEVTWYMCMQSKPMHLVTKVIRKSTFDTNLFSYYTIAGDKFDFVVWPAVVQGENERIVAKGVAQAMDNNRSHSSLKTSIQSQRMEKTPPTQDNASARKGPISPAGSLINQGLKGTPWGSQYLGSNRGTPSVDLPPTPTEDPPPSSSQGVKKTTPSRVSLIDKDPKEPAKSRQEKARTTPLNQDPQPSKSRRTSVDKQGGSTEGNPKSPQAVPDSTVPQSVRGPTHRDTRYSPPMETASLTTAWKESRAQPVSRPSKA
- the LOC105319759 gene encoding uncharacterized protein isoform X1, whose protein sequence is MAGMSGLMTQRVDELFAALLQNAPVTTTVIREAKQEYDRLREVAVSGERRLTPAQMTKCPHCNKDIPHEKQNQVRSENEVTRLRQELQLKISMCQDLEEKIHRMQATQRGSNSSLGGDPALQVAEMYSRLFADQWLQAYEFMDNNLNQREDKVLDILQRILRAAYEFCKDISDAQMKNMEGEIYCPLSTWTEDRRLEFAVTPRSKTSSTISDLARQYRDMASSECVPILQETFLKEVLPEFLDLNYVAEPAVVQYTRRCVEVTWYMCMQSKPMHLVTKVIRKSTFDTNLFSYYTIAGDKFDFVVWPAVVQGENERIVAKGVAQAMDNNRSHSSLKTSIQSQRMEKTPPTQDNASARKGPISPAGSLINQGLKGTPWGSQYLGSNRGTPSVDLPPTPTEDPPPSSSQGVKKTTPSRVSLIDKDPKEPAKSRQEKARTTPLNQDPQPSKSRRTSVDKQGGSTEGNPKSPQAVPDSTVPQSVRGPTHRDTRYSPPMETASLTTAWKESRAQPVSRPSKA